Proteins encoded together in one Chitinophaga sp. LS1 window:
- a CDS encoding SGNH/GDSL hydrolase family protein, whose product MKNSRIPKLALLAIISLICGKAHAQKDTSWHWYIPAQIEGQAFSVATKYDRLPAKAAQTVPSKVWNLSRMSAGLSVRFRTSAPDIVVRYVVTGKLDMPHMPATGASGVDLYSIDPNGAWKWSAGKYNFGDTVTYRFSGMSKDAGEYRLYLPLYNTVKWLEIGTVGSDSVHFLPLRPEKPIVVYGTSIAQGACASRPGLAWTNQLDRMMDRPVINLGFAGNGKLDPPVTELLTEIDAKVYVLDCLPNISSRSYEEIFAKVLAAVEQLRKVKPNTPILLVEHGRIGGNDALENAYYSLQDKGVKQLYLLPVEQLGLGIESTVDGTHPNDIGMQQYANAYAQILRQIFHEPIGNINTTIPCRQYRELIRYDWDLRHNTLLAMNKKNPPKVVIIGNSITHFWGGEPAGPIARGTDSWPKGARNMGFGWDRVENVLWRVYHDELDGFEARKIVIMIGTNNLQMNTDAEIIAGLQQLVIAIKERQPKADILLAGILPRVDMADRVAKINKGIQQMAGMQQVLFINPGQVLLNTDLKPDSTLFTDGLHPNSTGYSQLADYLRSYLQ is encoded by the coding sequence TCCCTGCTCAGATTGAAGGTCAGGCCTTTTCGGTGGCGACCAAATATGACAGACTACCTGCCAAAGCAGCGCAAACAGTGCCTTCCAAGGTCTGGAACTTATCAAGGATGAGTGCCGGGTTGTCGGTGCGATTTCGTACTTCAGCACCTGATATTGTGGTGAGGTATGTGGTGACAGGAAAACTGGATATGCCACATATGCCGGCGACTGGTGCCAGTGGTGTGGATTTGTATAGTATAGACCCGAATGGGGCATGGAAATGGAGTGCGGGGAAGTATAATTTTGGAGATACGGTTACTTATCGGTTTTCTGGTATGAGCAAGGATGCGGGCGAATACCGGTTGTATTTGCCGCTCTATAATACCGTGAAGTGGCTGGAAATAGGAACTGTGGGCAGTGATAGTGTTCATTTTTTACCATTGAGACCCGAAAAACCGATTGTTGTTTATGGTACCTCCATTGCACAGGGAGCTTGTGCCTCCCGACCCGGATTAGCATGGACGAATCAATTGGATAGGATGATGGACAGACCGGTGATTAACCTCGGCTTTGCCGGCAATGGGAAACTGGACCCACCGGTGACGGAGTTGTTAACAGAGATTGATGCGAAGGTATATGTGCTGGATTGTCTGCCGAATATTTCAAGTCGTTCCTATGAGGAAATTTTTGCAAAGGTATTGGCAGCAGTTGAACAACTCCGGAAAGTGAAGCCCAATACTCCTATTTTATTAGTAGAACATGGAAGGATCGGAGGAAATGATGCACTGGAAAATGCATATTATTCACTTCAGGACAAAGGGGTCAAACAACTATATCTACTCCCTGTTGAACAACTGGGGCTTGGTATCGAAAGCACTGTAGACGGCACTCATCCCAACGATATTGGTATGCAACAATATGCGAATGCCTATGCTCAGATCCTTCGACAGATCTTTCATGAACCTATTGGCAATATCAACACCACTATCCCCTGCCGCCAATACCGTGAGCTGATCCGGTATGACTGGGATCTTCGCCACAATACCCTGCTGGCTATGAACAAAAAGAACCCTCCTAAAGTTGTTATCATTGGTAATTCCATTACCCATTTCTGGGGTGGAGAACCAGCCGGCCCTATTGCCAGAGGCACAGACTCCTGGCCGAAAGGTGCAAGAAATATGGGGTTTGGATGGGACAGGGTGGAAAATGTGCTATGGAGAGTGTATCATGATGAACTGGATGGATTTGAAGCGAGGAAAATTGTCATCATGATAGGCACTAATAACCTGCAAATGAATACAGATGCGGAAATCATAGCAGGGTTACAACAACTGGTGATCGCGATCAAAGAAAGACAACCAAAGGCAGATATCCTGCTGGCAGGCATACTTCCCCGCGTAGATATGGCAGATAGAGTAGCAAAAATTAATAAAGGTATCCAGCAAATGGCGGGTATGCAACAGGTGTTGTTTATCAACCCCGGGCAGGTTTTACTGAACACAGATTTAAAACCGGATAGCACGCTCTTCACCGATGGCTTGCACCCAAACAGCACAGGGTACAGCCAACTGGCAGATTATTTAAGGAGCTATCTGCAATAG
- a CDS encoding GH92 family glycosyl hydrolase, whose translation MGARFAFHLTMLTAVTLFAKESSQAQDKDLTRYVKPIIGTAKMGHVYPGATVPFGMVQLSPDTDTIPYEMNGKYNPDVYKYCAGYQYSDKTICGFSHTHFSGTGHSDLGDFLIMPTTGQLHLNPGTADHPETGYRSTFSHDNETAAADYYKVKLDKYNITAELTATNRVGFHQYTFAEATDQAHIILDLMAGIYNYSNKNVWTFVRVENDTLITGYRQTNGWARTRIEYFAMSFSKPFYQYGHQNQTNDVYRGFWRKFDTNHNFPEMAGRQVRAYFDFKVAAGEKVKIKFALSPVSTEGALKNLREEAPGWDFEKVKQDGQALWNKELHKIDAQLLNEDEMVNFYTAMYHAFISPTTYMDVDGNYRGLDQNIHQAQHFTNYTTFSLWDTYRALHPLFNIIQPKRNADMAQSMLAHFDQSAQHMLPVWSHYANENWCMIGYHSVSVIVDAVMKGNASFDANKALDACVTTALHRTYDGLGYYIDNGYVPEDKSGASVSKTLEYAYDDWCIAQLAKKLHRDDIYATFIKRSENYKNVYDPASGYMRPRLSDGSFRKEFDPLKTDNQGFIEGNAWNYSLYVPQNPAAMIALRGDKKAFSRHLDSLFTMHLPDEFFAETEDITRDGIIGNYVHGNEPSHHAAYLYNWTGEPWKTQERVRMILKKMYKPSADGLGGNDDCGQMSAWYIFTSLGFYPVCPGSTEYILGSPAVKSAVLQLENGKTFTVEAPNQSETNVYVQKVTLNGKPVVSNSITHDDIMNGGKLVFYMGAKPKK comes from the coding sequence ATGGGTGCACGTTTTGCTTTTCACCTTACAATGTTGACCGCTGTTACGCTCTTTGCTAAGGAATCTTCACAGGCACAGGACAAAGACCTGACACGTTATGTGAAACCAATCATCGGTACTGCTAAAATGGGACATGTGTATCCAGGGGCGACTGTGCCCTTCGGCATGGTACAGCTAAGCCCTGACACGGATACCATTCCTTACGAAATGAATGGAAAATATAACCCGGATGTGTATAAGTATTGCGCGGGTTATCAGTATTCAGACAAGACCATCTGTGGTTTTAGTCATACCCACTTCAGTGGTACTGGTCACTCAGACCTGGGTGACTTCCTCATAATGCCCACCACTGGTCAGCTACACCTGAACCCGGGTACAGCAGATCATCCGGAGACGGGTTATCGCAGTACTTTTTCTCATGACAATGAAACCGCCGCTGCTGATTATTACAAAGTAAAGCTGGATAAATACAATATCACAGCAGAACTCACAGCTACCAACAGGGTTGGTTTTCACCAATATACATTTGCAGAAGCCACTGATCAGGCACATATTATTCTTGATCTGATGGCAGGTATTTATAACTACTCCAACAAGAACGTGTGGACTTTTGTAAGGGTGGAAAATGATACACTCATTACTGGTTACCGTCAGACGAATGGCTGGGCCAGGACAAGGATTGAATACTTTGCCATGTCTTTCTCCAAACCATTCTATCAATATGGTCACCAGAATCAAACGAATGATGTGTACAGAGGTTTCTGGAGAAAGTTTGACACGAACCATAACTTCCCTGAAATGGCGGGAAGACAGGTCCGCGCTTACTTTGATTTCAAAGTAGCTGCTGGTGAAAAGGTGAAGATCAAGTTTGCATTGTCCCCTGTAAGCACAGAAGGTGCATTGAAAAACCTGAGAGAGGAAGCACCGGGATGGGATTTTGAAAAAGTGAAACAGGATGGCCAGGCATTGTGGAACAAGGAACTGCATAAGATCGATGCACAACTGCTGAATGAAGATGAAATGGTGAACTTCTATACTGCTATGTACCATGCTTTCATCAGTCCTACCACATATATGGATGTAGATGGTAACTATCGTGGGTTAGACCAGAACATTCATCAGGCACAGCACTTCACTAATTATACGACTTTCTCCCTTTGGGATACGTATCGCGCATTGCATCCCCTTTTCAATATCATTCAGCCGAAACGCAATGCGGATATGGCACAGAGCATGCTGGCACATTTTGATCAGAGTGCACAACATATGTTGCCGGTATGGTCACATTATGCCAATGAGAACTGGTGTATGATTGGTTATCACAGTGTGTCAGTCATTGTAGATGCGGTGATGAAAGGCAATGCATCATTTGATGCAAACAAGGCACTGGATGCCTGTGTGACCACGGCGCTTCATCGTACTTATGATGGTCTGGGTTATTATATAGATAATGGTTATGTACCTGAAGATAAGAGTGGTGCTTCTGTATCCAAGACACTGGAATATGCATATGACGACTGGTGTATAGCACAGCTGGCAAAGAAACTGCACAGGGATGATATTTATGCAACATTCATCAAGCGTTCTGAGAATTATAAGAATGTGTACGATCCGGCTTCAGGCTATATGCGCCCTCGTTTGAGCGATGGTAGTTTCAGGAAAGAGTTTGATCCATTGAAAACAGACAATCAGGGGTTCATAGAAGGGAATGCGTGGAATTACAGTCTGTATGTACCACAGAATCCTGCTGCTATGATCGCACTGCGTGGAGACAAGAAAGCGTTTTCCCGTCATCTGGATTCATTGTTTACGATGCATTTGCCAGATGAGTTCTTTGCAGAGACAGAGGATATTACCAGGGATGGTATAATTGGGAACTATGTGCATGGGAATGAGCCATCTCATCATGCGGCTTATTTGTATAACTGGACAGGTGAGCCATGGAAAACGCAGGAGCGGGTGAGGATGATCCTGAAAAAGATGTATAAACCGTCTGCTGATGGTTTGGGTGGTAATGACGATTGTGGACAGATGAGTGCGTGGTATATTTTTACATCCTTAGGTTTTTATCCGGTTTGCCCGGGTTCAACTGAGTATATATTGGGTAGTCCTGCGGTGAAAAGTGCTGTGTTACAACTGGAAAATGGGAAGACATTTACAGTAGAGGCGCCGAATCAGAGTGAAACGAATGTGTATGTGCAGAAGGTGACGCTGAATGGGAAGCCGGTAGTGAGTAATTCAATTACCCATGATGATATTATGAACGGTGGTAAGCTCGTGTTTTATATGGGAGCAAAGCCGAAGAAGTAG
- a CDS encoding sensor histidine kinase, with product MQSDFQEIFPVVFTSIFLLVLLVGFIIIMLILNQKGRLAQAQELRLLKERYEQELLRSQLEIQENVFGHLSQEIHDNIGQSLTFVALSLLTVPVENNSEAHEYIEESRKALQKAITELRDLSRSLHTDRITEVGLGQSINFELERLRRTNLYETSFNFADIRNLLDHQTEIIVFRIVQEMLNNIVKHAKATKVEVRLSHNIDFIDLEITDNGIGFDQEALFADLNQHKGLGLRNIRKRASLIGGTFQINSAKNSGTAIRITIPVNKQSFHEHNQESEI from the coding sequence ATGCAATCTGATTTTCAGGAAATCTTCCCTGTAGTATTTACATCTATCTTCCTGCTTGTATTACTGGTGGGATTCATTATCATTATGCTGATTCTGAATCAGAAAGGCCGCCTTGCGCAGGCCCAGGAGCTTCGATTGCTCAAAGAGCGCTATGAACAGGAACTACTCCGGTCACAACTGGAAATCCAGGAAAACGTGTTTGGACACCTTTCCCAGGAAATCCATGACAACATCGGTCAGTCCCTCACTTTCGTAGCCCTCTCCCTCCTGACCGTACCCGTGGAAAATAACAGCGAAGCGCATGAATATATAGAGGAAAGCCGAAAGGCTCTACAGAAGGCCATTACAGAGCTGCGAGACCTGTCACGCAGCCTCCATACTGACAGAATTACGGAAGTCGGATTAGGGCAAAGCATCAATTTCGAGCTGGAAAGACTAAGACGAACCAATTTATACGAAACTTCCTTTAATTTTGCAGACATCCGGAACCTGCTTGATCACCAAACAGAGATTATCGTCTTTCGCATCGTACAGGAAATGCTGAACAACATTGTGAAGCATGCCAAGGCGACTAAAGTGGAAGTCAGGCTTTCCCATAACATAGACTTTATTGACCTGGAAATAACTGATAACGGTATTGGTTTTGACCAGGAAGCCCTGTTTGCCGACTTAAACCAGCACAAGGGCCTTGGACTTAGAAACATCCGTAAAAGAGCCAGTCTTATTGGTGGAACCTTTCAGATCAACAGCGCTAAAAACAGCGGAACTGCTATCCGAATCACTATACCCGTAAATAAACAATCATTCCATGAGCATAACCAGGAAAGCGAAATATAG
- a CDS encoding response regulator transcription factor, whose product MSITRKAKYSVAIADDHVLVRKALGRLINTFADYFILFEANNGEEVIKIINNREMQLPDILILDVNMPGMNGYETATWINNHFPQIKVLALSMLNDESVIIKMLKSGAKGYIMKNVEPDDLKEAFDSIIKKDFYLPDYISGKVISGLQKDVLSLSEKIELTPKEKTFLQYLCTELSYKEIAQKMFVSPRTIDDYKSSLCDKLKVKTRVGLVIFGIRYGLIDINTD is encoded by the coding sequence ATGAGCATAACCAGGAAAGCGAAATATAGTGTTGCCATTGCTGATGACCATGTACTTGTCAGAAAAGCCCTTGGGCGATTAATTAACACTTTTGCGGATTATTTCATTCTCTTCGAAGCCAACAATGGGGAAGAAGTGATCAAAATCATCAATAACAGGGAAATGCAGCTACCTGATATCCTCATTCTCGACGTGAATATGCCGGGTATGAACGGATATGAAACTGCCACCTGGATCAATAACCATTTCCCTCAGATCAAGGTACTGGCCCTATCCATGCTGAACGATGAATCAGTGATTATCAAAATGCTGAAATCGGGAGCAAAAGGATACATTATGAAGAATGTAGAACCAGATGATCTAAAGGAAGCTTTTGATTCTATCATCAAAAAAGACTTCTACCTGCCCGATTATATCTCTGGCAAGGTGATCTCTGGCTTGCAGAAAGATGTACTTTCTCTCAGCGAAAAAATCGAACTCACGCCCAAGGAAAAAACCTTCCTGCAATACCTTTGTACAGAGTTGTCTTACAAAGAAATTGCACAAAAGATGTTCGTGAGCCCACGCACTATCGACGACTACAAAAGTAGTCTTTGCGATAAACTGAAAGTAAAAACCAGAGTAGGTTTAGTAATCTTCGGCATTCGGTATGGCCTGATCGATATCAATACCGATTGA